In the Helianthus annuus cultivar XRQ/B chromosome 11, HanXRQr2.0-SUNRISE, whole genome shotgun sequence genome, one interval contains:
- the LOC110932859 gene encoding histone-lysine N-methyltransferase SETD1A-like, whose product MSNDSLKQLARYHPNHPEPKVGAEFFGFIKDANYVDPDPVDHKNWRNEEEMKEVVYAEELKTLAEFKSIKNEWFVKETGRRRRKATPKIQEGEGSSSKPKKKQKKAAETLLIDEPEEDETVVTAEDDLYNAGEDMMFNVDVLETGPTVTAEVEQVVNVEAGKEKVIDDIEGDDVDKSTTSFSSSSDDEIDETERLRRVQEATEQEKLLRKRKRQEKDDDDDAYVPSPEHVFESQSPSVGRKKAGARKKVIVLKKKPSKETWKPPTPPHEPTPPQSPPRQPTPPQQPSPPKQPTPPRQPSPIHLSPLHLSPPPRQTLLTPQEIFQTPPPTQIQSGSSSKGLYTPHDSLEDIGDFGFANDE is encoded by the exons ATGAGCAACGATTCGCTCAAACAGCTTGCGAGATATCATCCTAATCACCCTGAACCAAAAGTTGGTGCTGAATTCTTCGGGTTTATAAAGGATGCGAACTACGTTGATCCTGATCCAGTTGATCATAAAAACTGGAGAAACGAAGAAGAGATGAAAGAGGTTGTCTATGCTGAAGAGCTGAAAACTCTTGCGGAGTTTAAAAGCATAAAAAATGAATGGTTTGTCAAAGAAACAGGGAGGAGACGCAGAAAGGCCACTCCTAAAATTCAAGAGGGTGAAGGGTCGTCATCAAAACCaaagaaaaagcaaaagaaagCAGCAGAAACGTTATTGATTGATGAACCTGAAGAAGATGAGACAGTGGTAACTGCGGAAGATGATCTGTATAATGCTGGTGAAGATATGATGTTTAATGTTGATGTCTTGGAAACTGGGCCAACAGTGACTGCTGAAGTTGAACAAGTTGTTAATGTCGAAGCTGGAAAAGAAAAGGTTATTGATGACATTGAGGGTGATGATGTGGATAAGAGCACTACAAGTTTTTCGAGCTCTTCAGATGATGAGATTGACGAGACTGAACGTTTAAGAAGAGTTCAGGAAGCAACAGAACAAGAAAAATTGTTGAGGAAAAGAAAGAGACAGgaaaaggatgatgatgatgatgcttaTGTTCCTTCTCCAGAACATGTTTTTGAGTCACAATCTCCTTCTGTCGGTCGAAAGAAAGCTGGAGCTCGAAAGAAAGTC ATTGTCTTAAAGAAGAAGCCTTCCAAAGAAACCTGgaaaccaccaacaccaccacatgaGCCAACACCACCTCAATCACCACCACGACAACCTACACCTCCACAACAaccttcaccaccaaaacaaccaacaccacccagacaaccatCACCTATACATCTTTCACCACTACATCTTTCACCACCACCACGGCAAACCCTTCTTACACCGCAAGAAATCTTTCAAACACCTCCACCCACTCAAATTCAATCGGGTTCTTCTAGCAAAGGTCTTTACACTCCTCATGATAGTCTTGAAGACATTGGAGATTTCGGTTttgctaatgatgaataa